The region ATTATGAGAATCAAGGGGATGCAAAAGCGCGGCTAATGTGGCAGAGTCCGAGCCAAGCCAAAGGTACCGTTCCGGCAAGCGCGCTGTTCCTCCCGTCCGCTTCCTAAGCTCATAAGGTCCGCAGCTGTGTTCATCATTGGCGCTGTTACTGGTTAAGACGTTACAATTATAAATCCTGTAAGCCACTCTTAATGGCCCTGCTTACCAGCAGGGCTACTAAGCTATAGAAAGGCAGATAATCCGGGAGGCTTAACCTCCGGGGCCTGCCTGAGAGTGTGGCTGGAGAAAGGAGATTACATTGAACACTTACCGTAAGTACAGGCTATATACAACTATTTTTCCTCTAATCCTTATCCTTTCATTACTTCCATGGGGGGAAGGGCGCAGTCTGCCCGCAGCCGCCAAGGTTACGGCACCTGCCGCCCCCGCTCCCATAAAGCCCATTAATCCTTCGGCCTCCAAGGAGGCTTCCGCACTGTTAAGCTATCTTAGTAATCTTAGCGGCAAGGGGATGATATCCGGCCAGCATGATTACCTGGAGAGCCCCGATGAATTCAATAATAAGCTCCGCACAACAAGCGGCCGCTATGCCGTTCTGCATGGCTATGAGCTGGGAGCCATAGGCAACCAGTCTAAGGAGACCATTGCCAGACAGCGTCAGGCTGTCGTGGACAGCGCCATACGATGGCATGAGGGCGGCGGCATTGTCGCCATGACCTTCCATCAGAATCTGCCGGGAACCGCGCCGGTATGGACCAATGTGCAGAAGCCGCTTAGCCAGGATCAATTCAAGCAGTACGTCACTCCCGGAACGCCGCAGTATAAGGCTTTGGTTGCTGAGCTGGATGAAGTGGCCAAGTATCTGGGTGAGCTGCGCGATGCCGGAGTTCCGGTGTTATGGCGGCCCTATCATGAAATGAACGGCGGCTGGTTCTGGTGGGGGCAGAAGGATGACTTTGCGAAGCTCTGGGACCTGGTCTATGACCGCATGGTGAAGACGCATAAGCTGAACAATCTGCTGTGGGTGTGGAATCCGAATGCCCCCAACAAGTCGTCTGAGCCGTATGCCGCCTATTTTCCCGGCACCGCCAAGGTGGATATTCTGGCCGCCGACATTTACGACAATGATTTCAAGCAGTCTTATTATGACAGCCTCCTGAAGCTTGCAGGCGGCAAACCAATAGGCATCGGGGAGAGCGGAGAGCTTCCAGACCCTGTCATCATGTCTCAAAAACAAAGCAAATGGGTATATACGATGACATGGGGCAAGATGCTGGTGGAGAATAATCCGCCCGTAAAAATCCAAAGCTTCATGAATCATAAATACACGGTATCGCGGGAGGACTATAAGCTCGCGGTGGGTACCAAAACGCATGCGGCGGCTGTAAGCTCAAGGAACGGCCTGAAGGGCCAGTATTATGGCAATATGGACCTGTCCGGCACACCGCTGCTTACCCGTAACGACAGCACCCTTCAATTCAACTGGCATGGCAATTCACCGGCCTACGGCCTGCCCAAGGATGCATTCTCGGTACGCTGGACCGGGACCCTTAAGCCTCTCTACAGTGAAAAGTATACGTTCACCGCTTCTTCGGATGACGGCATCCGCGTATGGATCGGCGGCAAGCTCCTGATCGACAGCTGGAAGAATCAGAGCAGCACGGGCAAGGAGGGCAGCATCACACTTTCTGCAAATACCCCCTACGCCATCAAGGTAGAGTATTACGAGAACCGCGGGGATGCCAGCGTCAGTCTGATGTGGAGAAGCCAGAGCCAGAAGCAGATGATAATTCCCCAGAGTGCACTGACGCTTCCTTAAGGAAGCTCCGCAGCAGAAGAAGCGTAACGTTATCCCGGTACAGCATAGAATTCCGGAAGAAAGCGAGGACAAGGGAATGAGGACTAGAGTTCAAAAGAAACCCGGTAAATATCTCCACAGGCTACTAAAATTTGCAGCACTGATCATCTTGGTTCTGTTGTCCGTCTCTATCTTCGGAGATTACGGGACGAAGGACGGTGAAGCGGATGTAGATCTGTCTTCATTGTCAGCGGCTAAGGATGCCGGTCCTGAGATGCCGGAAGGAACGGTTCTATGGAAGCTTGGCAAGCATGACGGCTCTGCCGATGAGTTCAAGGCGGCAGGGTCAAACGGGGTGAAGAAGACGCTCAGCATAGCCTCAACCACTGCCAGGTCGGCAGAGCTGAAGTCCCTTCCCTCCGGCCTGCACGGGGAGACCAACCCGGAGCTGCGGATTCAGTATGAGCTGGATAAGATCCCGGAGCACGGGGTCTTATTTCGCGTCAGCATTATCGATGCGTACAAATCCGTACCCCAGATGAGCGTATTCTCCAACGCTCAGCTCTCAGGCATCATTCAGATCGCCGGGATTGCCGGAACAGGCAGCAAATACGACTTCCGCAAAACCTATGAGCTGTACATTCCCAAAGAGCAGCTCATCAGCGGCACCAACGAGCTGACGCTGCGGACGGCCAGGGGAATCTATTCCTCAGAAGCTGAGGATAAGTACAACTGGTGGACATGGGATAATCTCAGTCTGGAGGCGCTGAAGTCTCCGATTAAGGAGCCGATTCACGGCAGCTATACGGTGACCGGGACGGTGGTCAATAACAAGCAGTTTTATTTTGACGAGGGGGCGGTTACGCATCTGCCCTATATTATGAAGTGGCTGGGCGTAGCCTACAGCGGCAATATCATGCGAACCAGCTGTGCCAGCGATGTGGGCCGTTCCTGTGAGAAGATGGAGGAGTACTATAAGGTCCTGAAGGATTACAATATGCAGGCCGTAGCGCTCTATCTGTACACAGGCGATATCAAGCTGAAGGCGGACGGAACGCTGCCGGAGGATGCGGAGAAGAAGCTGACGGATTATTTCCAGAAGTACAGCCCGTACTTCCAGTATTACGAGGTGGATAACGAACCGGGCCTGTTCAACCGTTCCAAAGCGGTCAATCTGGCTATAGCCGAGTGGCTGAACAGCAAGGGTAAGACAATCGCGCCTCATTTGCAGACGGTTGCACCCGGATGGGCCTACTGGCCGGGCTACAGCGAAGATTCGTGCGGCAACCAGAAGGGGCCCGTGAAGCAGTGCGGAGACCCAGACGGCTGGGAACGCGACCCGAAGCAGCGCGATGAGCTGGAGGCGGTAACGGATCTGACAAATGGCCATTCTTATGGCGATTCCTATATTTTCGGTCAGGGCGGGAGCTTCACGGAGAACCTGAAGACCTTTGGGGGATCGGTAGACGGGCTTAGCAAAAAAATGCTCGCTACTGAGTTCGGCACCTCGGACTCCCATGTGGACGCGTATCAATACGGGGCCAAGGAGCGGACCTCGGCGGTGTTCGACCGGATTATGCGGGCACATATCGGCTATGCCGATATGTTCGTGCAGCATGCCGCCTTCTTCAAGAATTTCAGCCTGTTCAAATACGGCTTCAATCTGGAGGATCACGATCCGGCGGCTACAGAGATCTACTACACGAAGGAAGGCGAAGAATCCCGCGTCAGTATCATGCGCAGGCTGGATCTGGCTTATGCCACACACGGCGCTCCGCTGACCTATCAGATCAGCAATAAGGAGGAGCTGAAGGATAAGCTGGTCTATGTAAGAGCCGTGGACACCTCCACGCTTGAGCCGCTGGCGGGCAGCAAGGCGACATCCAACAAGGTGCTGGTGAACTTCGTCAATTTCGAGAAGACCGAGCAGACCGTTAAGGTCAAGGTCACTATGCCGAAGAAAACGGTGTACGAAGGAGAACGGTTCGGCAAGGGTGACACTTATGAGGAGGCCCGCAGTTACGTAACCGGCAGAGCCGCTTCGCCGGAGCTGGAATTCACGGAGACGCTGGCTCCGGGAGAAGGTGTACAGTACATTCTGGAGCCTTCCTCCGAGGTAGCGGATACGGCGCCGCAGGGCCTGAAGGCGACTGCTGTCAAGGGATTATCGATGCATCTGAACTGGCTGGAAGCCCCCGGAGCAAGCTATGAAGTGCTCCGGGCGGACGGCCCGGACGAGAAGCTGAAGGTCATCGCTACAGCGGTTAAGGGAACGGAGTATAACGATAGCAAGCTGAAGGAAGGCACACTTTATACTTATGCTGTAAGAGTGTCCGGCTCTGGTGTGATGTCAGAGAAGACACAGATTACAGCAACCGGACTTGTCCCGCTGGACCGGGCAGGCTGGAAGGTGACGTCCAGTGTGAGTAAGGAGGCTTCCAATCCGGCAGGTGCCATTGACGGAGACCGGCGGACCCGCTGGGATACGGTCAAGCATCAGGCCTCGGGGGAGTACTTCCAGATTGATCTGGGCGCCGAACATACGGTAGAAGCTATAGATATGGATTATCCTTTATCACCATATGACTATCCGCGCGGCTACATTGTGCAGGTATCCGATGATGCCAAGAGCTGGAGACAGGTCGCAGCAGGCAAAGGCCAGC is a window of Paenibacillus sp. FSL H3-0469 DNA encoding:
- a CDS encoding discoidin domain-containing protein, translating into MSSLSAAKDAGPEMPEGTVLWKLGKHDGSADEFKAAGSNGVKKTLSIASTTARSAELKSLPSGLHGETNPELRIQYELDKIPEHGVLFRVSIIDAYKSVPQMSVFSNAQLSGIIQIAGIAGTGSKYDFRKTYELYIPKEQLISGTNELTLRTARGIYSSEAEDKYNWWTWDNLSLEALKSPIKEPIHGSYTVTGTVVNNKQFYFDEGAVTHLPYIMKWLGVAYSGNIMRTSCASDVGRSCEKMEEYYKVLKDYNMQAVALYLYTGDIKLKADGTLPEDAEKKLTDYFQKYSPYFQYYEVDNEPGLFNRSKAVNLAIAEWLNSKGKTIAPHLQTVAPGWAYWPGYSEDSCGNQKGPVKQCGDPDGWERDPKQRDELEAVTDLTNGHSYGDSYIFGQGGSFTENLKTFGGSVDGLSKKMLATEFGTSDSHVDAYQYGAKERTSAVFDRIMRAHIGYADMFVQHAAFFKNFSLFKYGFNLEDHDPAATEIYYTKEGEESRVSIMRRLDLAYATHGAPLTYQISNKEELKDKLVYVRAVDTSTLEPLAGSKATSNKVLVNFVNFEKTEQTVKVKVTMPKKTVYEGERFGKGDTYEEARSYVTGRAASPELEFTETLAPGEGVQYILEPSSEVADTAPQGLKATAVKGLSMHLNWLEAPGASYEVLRADGPDEKLKVIATAVKGTEYNDSKLKEGTLYTYAVRVSGSGVMSEKTQITATGLVPLDRAGWKVTSSVSKEASNPAGAIDGDRRTRWDTVKHQASGEYFQIDLGAEHTVEAIDMDYPLSPYDYPRGYIVQVSDDAKSWRQVAAGKGQLGKTKITFAPVKTRHIKITQTGSGGNYWSIQELQVYSRE
- a CDS encoding glycosyl hydrolase, with protein sequence MNTYRKYRLYTTIFPLILILSLLPWGEGRSLPAAAKVTAPAAPAPIKPINPSASKEASALLSYLSNLSGKGMISGQHDYLESPDEFNNKLRTTSGRYAVLHGYELGAIGNQSKETIARQRQAVVDSAIRWHEGGGIVAMTFHQNLPGTAPVWTNVQKPLSQDQFKQYVTPGTPQYKALVAELDEVAKYLGELRDAGVPVLWRPYHEMNGGWFWWGQKDDFAKLWDLVYDRMVKTHKLNNLLWVWNPNAPNKSSEPYAAYFPGTAKVDILAADIYDNDFKQSYYDSLLKLAGGKPIGIGESGELPDPVIMSQKQSKWVYTMTWGKMLVENNPPVKIQSFMNHKYTVSREDYKLAVGTKTHAAAVSSRNGLKGQYYGNMDLSGTPLLTRNDSTLQFNWHGNSPAYGLPKDAFSVRWTGTLKPLYSEKYTFTASSDDGIRVWIGGKLLIDSWKNQSSTGKEGSITLSANTPYAIKVEYYENRGDASVSLMWRSQSQKQMIIPQSALTLP